Sequence from the Ancalomicrobiaceae bacterium S20 genome:
TTGGCCGGCCTGTCCAAATCGACACTGTCGCACCATTTCCGCATCCTGCGCGAGGCCGGTCTGGTGCGCAGCGAGCGGCGGGGCGTCGAACTGCTCAACAAGTTGCGCCTCGACGAGATCGAGGCCCGTTTTCCGGGCTTGCTGCGCAGCATCCTCGCCGCCCGCGATGCGGAGGCTTGTTGCGGACGGAAGAGCGCAACCGTCGAAGACAGCGTGCAGGTGCGGTCGGAGATCGTGCTGACGACGTGACGGAGCACGGGACGATCGGGCCGGGAAAGCACCCGGATCGGAAGATCCCCGGATCAGGCGACCGCGCGATCGGCACGTCCCGCCTCGACGTGATCGGCGACCTGATCGACTCGCGTCCGGAGCCCGGCGAGCAGACGACGCCCCAAGGCGGGCGCGCGCAGCGACAGATCGTTGATCGCCGTGCGCGGCGCCAGCAGCAAGCGGCTCAGCACTTCAACGCGGACCTCGCATGGCGCGAGCACGTCCAGCATGTCGAGGCCGCCGCCCTGCCACGAGCCGGGTCGATCCTCGACGATCGTCAGAGGCTCGGACGGGTGCTGCGGAAAACGGAACACCGACCAGCGGCCGACCAGCAGGAACACGAAGTGATTCGGCCGGACCACGCGCGAGATCACGACATCGCCGGGATCGACGGTGACGAGGCGCGACCGGTCGAGCAGCCACGCGAGATCGCGATCGGTGACGCCCGCAAAGATCGGGAGTTCGCGGATCTCTTTCACCGTCATCGGCGCGCCTCCTCGTTCGTCCCGAAGCATCGGCCGCGCAAGCGCGCGTTCGACCTCCCCTAGTGTCGGGCTGGTGTGTAGTTTCCGCAATGCACAATTTGGCTCAAGACGAAAAGTTGCGACGTCCACAGGCAAGACCTATTCAATTTCCGCCATCCGTCGGACGCTGATCCATCGCCGCGGTCGCCGCCGCGCGGGACGTCCCGGAGTTTCGCTCGCGCGCCGGTGCGGCTAAGGTCGTCCGACCGCGCCGGGGCCGGCGCCCGTCTCGCTTCTTCCTCACGACCTCGGAGGTTCGCCGCATGTCCCGCATCGACGGATCAAAACCGTTCATTCCGGTCCGGATCGCCGTCCTGACGATTTCCGACAGCCGCACGCTCGCGGAGGACCGCTCCGGTCAGGCTCTCGCGGATCGGATCGCCGAGGCCGGTCACGAGCTGGTCGAACGGGCGATCGTGCCCGACGAGATCGAGGAGATCCGGCTCGTGGTGAAGGCGTGGATCGATGATCCGGCGATCGATGTGGTGATCACCACGGGCGGCACGGGCTTCACCGGGCGCGACGTGACGCCCGAGGCGGTCGAGCCGCTGTTCGAGAAGCGCATGGAGGGTTTTTCGGCGATCTTCCATCGGCTTTCGTTCGAGAAGATCGGCACCTCGACGATCCAGTCGCGCGCCACCGCCGGTGTCGCGCGATCGACCTTCATCTTCGTGCTGCCGGGTTCGCCCGGTGCCTGCAAGGACGCCTGGGACGGCATCCTGAAGGCACAGTTCGACTATCGGCATCAGCCCTGCAATTTCGTAGAGATCATGCCGCGGCTCGACGAGCATCTGAAGCGCGGCAAGCTCAAGCCGACGGCAGGCTGAGAACCCCGCCCCCCGATATCGCCGCGGGATATCGCCCCATCGTCTCCGCGGCGCCCCGTCAGAGCCAGCGCGACCGGACCGGCAGGCCGAGACCGTCGCCGAGCATGGCGAGCACCTCGCGGAAACTCGGCACGACATCGGCCGAGCCGGGACGGGTCAGCACGACCGCGTTGGCGCGGAGCTTCTGGATCGACCGGCGCGCGATGCGCCGCACCAGTTCGCCATGGCTTCGCGGCGTCGCGGCGCCGCGGATGCGATCCCAATGCCGGCGCGAGACGACCAGCGCCTGATCGCGCACGGGCCGACCGAGCAGCCGGCCAACGACGCGGATCGCCCGCTCGACCACGCGCGGGCGCCAGCCGTATTCATCGAAGACGAGTTGGAATGTCGCCGCCTGCCGCTCGGCGCGGCCGCCGCGCTCCGCCCGTTCGATGAAGCCCGCGACCTCGCGGAACCAGTCGCCCTCGAGGATCACGCCCGGCGACAGGATCATCAGCCAGGGCCCGCGCCGCGCCGCCTCGGCACCGGCGGTCGCCAGCGTGCCCCAATCGCGCGCCGCGATCACCACGGTACAGCCGGCCGCCTCCGCCACGACGCGCGTGCCGTCGGTCGAGCCGCCGTCGGCGACCACGACCTCGCGGACAATGCCTTCCGCCGCCGCCGGGACGAGCGCGGCGAGCGTGCGGGCGAGGCCCTCTTCGGAATCGTAGGTCGGAATGACGACGGAGAGCATCCGGGGATCTTGATCCAGGCCTCGGGAGGTCGGAGGCTGCGCTTCGCGCGATGCGCCGATCGCTTTGCCGGGAAACGTCAGATTTCGCCGAAAGCTGCCTCTATCACGGCCCGACGCCGCCACGCCAGCCCAATGGTGCGGCGCTTTGGCAAATGTTCTTGTTTTGTTCGAGGTTTTTGTCTAGCCTGGGGGCATGGCTCAGATGACTCGAACCCCATTTGCCGGACGACACCCCGTCTACGACGGGACGGCCGCCGCGGTCCAGGCCTTCGATCCGATCGCGGCGGAGGCCCCGCCGACGGAGGTCGGCGTCGAGGCCCCATCGACGGAGATCGGTGTCGAGGCACCGCCGACGGAGGTCGGCATCGAGGCCGGGCGGCGGCGCGGGCGCGGCGCGAGTTCGAACCGCAGCGGGCGCTACGAGAGCGAGGCGCGGGTCGCCGTCGACGACGGCTGGGACAGCCTCGACGACCTGCCGCCGCTCGCCACCCATGTGCAGATCGAGAAGCCGAAGAAGATCATCACCCGGAATTCCTCGCCGGACATCTCCTTCGATCGCTCGATCAACCCCTATCGGGGCTGCGAGCACGGCTGCTCCTACTGCTTCGCCCGCCCGACGCATGCCTATATGGGCCTGTCGCCGGGTCTCGATTTCGAGACCAAGCTGTTCGTCAAGCCGAACGCCGCCGACCTGCTGGCGCGCGAGCTCTCGGTCGCAGGCTACGAACCGAAGACGCTGGCGATCGGCACCAACACCGATCCCTATCAGCCGATCGAGCGGCGCTACCGCATCATGCGCGAGGTGCTCGAGGTGCTCGAACGCGCGAACCATCCGGTCGCGATCGTGACCAAGTCGGCGCTGGTCGCGCGCGACCGCGACATTCTCGGCCGCATGGCCGCGAAGGGTCTCGCCAAGGTCGCGCTGTCGGTGACGACGCTCGACCGACATCTGGCGCGGGCGATGGAGCCGCGGGCCTCGACGCCGGACAAGCGGCTCGCGGCGATCCGCGACCTCGCCGAGGCCGGCATTCCGGCCGCGGTGATGGTCGCACCGGTGATCCCGGCGCTCAACGATTCGGAGCTCGAGCGCATTCTCGAAGCCGCCCATGCCCATGGCGCACGCGAGGCCGGCTATGTGCTGCTCAGGCTGCCGCTCGAGGTCTCGGAGCTGTTCAAGGAGTGGCTGCTCGAACATTGCCCGGATCGCTATCGGCACGTGCTGTCGATCCTGCGTTCGATGCGCGACGGCAAGGATTACGACGCGACCTGGGGCAAGCGCATGAGGGGCACCGGCCCTTATGCGCAGACCATCGCCAAGCGGTTCGAGGTCGCGGCGCGGCGGATCGGGCTCAACAAGGGCGGCCGCACCAAGCTGCGCACCGACCTGTTCGAGCCACCGCTGACCACGGGCGTGCAACTGAAGCTGTTTTGACGGCCGGAGCGGAAAGGCCGCCAGTGACCGAAATCGGGGAGACGCGAGATGCGCGGACGTTTGACGGTGGTGACGCTCGGGGTCGGCGATCTGAAGCGCTCGACGGCGTTCTATGCGGGGCTCGGGTTCTCGATTTCGAGCGAGAGCCAGGACGCGGTGACCTTCATCGATGCCGGCGGCGTCGTGCTGTCGCTGTTCGGCCGGGTCGCGCTCGCCGAGGACGCCCACGTTCCGGCCGAGGGCAGCGGCTTCGGCGGCATCACGCTCGCCTGGAACGTCGGCAGCACGGCCGAGGTCGACACGGTGATCGCGGCCGCGGTCGAAGGCGGAGCACGCCTGCTGAAGCAGCCCGGTGAAACGTTCTGGGGCGGCTATTCCGGCTACTTCGCCGATCCGGACGGCTACCCCTGGGAGGTCGCCCACAATCCGTTCTGGCCGCTCGATGCCGACGGCACCGTGGCGCTGCCGGCCTGACGTCGGTCCTGCCCGCGCCCTTGGCGAAGGAGCGCGACCCATGCTGCCTTGGCAGCGACCGTGCCCACCCGATCGCGTGACTTGATTCCGGGCGGCGCGGCGGGCACGGTCCAGCCATGCGCAAAAGCGACTCGACCCTCCTGTTCGATCTCGACGCCGGCCCGGATTTCAGCATGGAGATCCGCGCCGGGGCACGCCGGGCGCCGGTCGCCGGCGTCGACGAGGCCGGCCGCGGCCCCTGGGCCGGGCCAGTGGTGACGGCGGCGGTCGTGCTCGACGAGGCGAAGATCCCGCGCGGCCTCGATGATCTGAAGGCGCTGACCGAAGCGCGGCGCGAGGCGCTCTACGACCTGATCTGCGCCGATCATCTGGTCGCGGTGACCTTCGCCTCGGTCGACCGGATCGACCGCATGAACATTCGCGGCGCGACGCTCTGGGCGATGGGCCGGGCCGTGCGCGCGCTCGGCGTCCTGCCGATCCACGTGCTCGTCGACGGCAGGACGTGCCGCCCGGCCTGCCCTGCCCCGGCGAGGCCGTGGTCAAGGGCGACGCACGGGCGCTGTCGATCGCGGCGGCGTCGATCGTCGCCAAGGTCACGCGCGACCGCATGATGGTGCGGCTCGCGCGCGAGTTCGACGGCTACGGCTTCGACCGTCACAAGGGCTACGGCACGGCCGAACACCAGCAGGCCCTCGACCGGCTCGGCCCCTGCGTGCTGCACAGGCGCTCGTTCGAGCCGATCCGGGTCAAGCTCGGCGACGCCGTGACGGTGCCGGAGCGGCGCCCAGCCCTGCTCTGAATGGCCGCAGATCGACCCGACAAGGCCCAACCCGGCCGACCCCGCCGGCGCACTCGGCCCCGGACCGCAACGAAGCGCCAGGCGCCCTTCCAAGCGCAAGGCTCCCGATCGGGGGCGCCGGTAGCCTGACTGCGTCTTGTCGGTATCCATCCGACCAGCCTCGATAGCAAAAGGCCCGCAGGGATCACCCGCGGGCCTTTGTTTATTGGTCTTGTTCTGGCCGTGCGTTCGGGCCGGACGATCAGTTCAGCTTGGCGCGAACCGTGGCGATGCCCTGGTCGACCAGCGCCGCGGCGGTCGCGCCCGGCACCTTGGCGGCGAGCAGCTTCTCGGTCGCGGACACCGCGACGTCGGCGGCGCGCGCGCGGACCTCGGCGATCGCCTGGGTCTCGGCCTGAGCGATCTTCGCCTCGGCCGCCTTGGTGCGGCGGGCGATCATCTCCTCGAGGGCCTTGTTGGTCTCCTCGGTGAGACGCTCGGCCTGCGCCTTGGCCTCGGTCACGATGGCCGCGGCCTCGCGCTCGGCCTCGCCGGCCTTGGTCTTGTACTCGGCGAGCAGAGCCTGGGCCTCTTCGCGCAGGCGACGGGCCTCGGTCAGCTCGTGCTCGATCTCCGTCGACTTCTTGTCCAGCGCCGCGCCGACCTTGGCCGGAACGCCGATGTAGAAGAGGATGGCGAAGAAGATCAGAAGGGCGACGAAGACCCAGAATGTAGCGAGAGATGTCGCGTCCATGAGAGCCTCCTCACTTCGTCAGGCTGGCGGAGACCGCGGCGGCGACCTCCTCGCGGCTGACGCCGGTGCCGATCAGGGTCGAGACGAGCGTCTCGGCGGTGTCGATCGCGATCTGATCGACGTCGGCCATCGCCTTGGCCTTGATGTCGGCGATCCGCGCCTCGGCGTCCGTGAGCTTCGCGGTCAGCGAGGCTTCGGTCGCCGCACGCTTCGCTTCGGTCGCGGCGGTCAGCTCGGCATGGGTGGCGGCCGCGATGCCCTGCGCCTTGGCGCGGGCCTCGGCGAGCGCCTTCTCATAGGCCGCGACGGCGGCGTCGGTCTCGGCCTTCAGGCGCTCGGCCTCGCCGAGATCGCGGACGATCCGGTCGCGACGGGTCTCGATGATGCCGCCGATGCGCGGGACCAGCAGCTTCGAGACCAGCAGAAAGAACACGCCGAAGGTCAGCGCGAACCACAGGATCTGCGAGGGAAAGGTCGACGGGTCGAAGGGCGGGAAGGCACCGCCGTGCTGGGCGGCCCCACCGTGGGCTTCGGTCGACGTGGTGTGTGCGGTCTCGGCCATGGGGCTACTCGATCTGGCGATCCGATCCGACCGGTCGCCCGTGCCGTCGAGGTTCCGGCTGCCCGAAACGCTCGCCCACACGGAGCCGGTCCGTGATTCGATCTTTCGGCCGGATCGCGGCGAACGGCGGGCCGTTCACCGCTGCGATCCCGACCATCGACAGGGCGACCCGCATCCCCGAAGGGTGCGCGGCGAACGCCCGGTCCCGGCACCCGCCCCTGAAACCGCCGACCGGCCGACCTCTCAACCAGAGAGGCGACCGGCGCCGGATCACGGGATAGCACGGGTGCCCGTGCAGCCGCTGCAGTCGGTCGGCGCCTCGATCGCTCGGGCGCGCCGACCGGACCTTGCGGCCGCTCCTTCGCCGATCAGGTGAACAGGACGATCAGCGCGACGAGGAGCGAGAAGATGCCCAGAGCTTCGGTCACGGCGAAGCCGAGGATCAGGCGGCCGAACTGGCCGTCGGCGGCCGACGGGTTGCGCAGGGCGCCGGCGAGGTAGTTGCCGAAGATGGTGCCGAGGCCAATGCTCGCGCCGGCCATGCCGAGGCAGGCGATACCGGCACCGATGTACTTCGCAGCTTGAGCGTCCATGGGAATTGCTCCTTGGTGGGATGGTTCGAACAGCGTGACCGATCCGCCCCGGCTCAGTGGCCGGGATGGATCGCGTCGTTGAGGTACATGCAGGTCAGCACCGTGAAGACGTAGGCCTGCAGGAAGGCGACGAGGAACTCGAGCGCGGTCATGGCGACCGTCATGCCGAGCGGAAGGATCGAGCCGATCGTGCCGATGCCGCCAGCGGCGCCGAGCATCACGACGAAGCCCGCGAAGACCTTCAGCGTGATGTGACCGGCGAGCATGTTGGCGAACAGACGGACCGAGAGGCTGACCGGACGCGACAGGAACGAGACGATCTCGATCGCCGTCACGAGCGGGATCAGCAGGGCCGGCACGCCGGAGGGCGCGAACAGGCCGAAGAAGTGGAAGCCGTGCTTCCAGACGCCGTAGATCACGACCGTCAGGATCACGATCAGCGCCATCATGAAGGTCACGATGATCTGGCTCGTCACCGTGAAGAAGTACGGGATCAGGCCCAGCATGTTCGCGACGAAGACGAACATGAACAGCGAAAACACGAGCGGGAAGAACACCATGCCCTGCTTGCCGGCGGCGTCGCGCAGCGTGCCGGCGACGAACTCGTAGGCCATTTCGGCAAGGAGCTGGCGCCGGCCCGGCACCAGGGCACGCGGCGAGGCGGCCCAGGTCAGAAACAGCGTCGTCACCGCGACGACCACGACCATGAACAGGGCCGAGTTGGTGAAGGACAGATCGTATTTCCCGATATGAATCGGGATGATCGGATTGATGTGGAACTGATGGATCGGATCGACCTTATCGCCAGCCACCTGTCCGTCTCCGCCGTCCTACGTCGCCGACCATGATGGCCGGACCGTCCCCACACATGATGCCGTCTCAAGGCGTCACCACCCCGACCGCACCCCGAATTCCCTGCCGCCGTCAGGCCATCGAGGCGGAACGCCTCAGATCCCCGGACCGCGACCGTCGCCCGACCCGGATCCAGACTTGGATCCCGGCTGAGTGACCATCCCCTGGGCGCGCAGGACGTTCAGGACGCCAGCCGCAAAGCCCAGGAGCAGAAACACAATCAGCCCCCAAGGGGCCGAACCGAACATCCGATCGATGAACCAACCGAGGCCGGCTCCCACGACCACACCGCCGACGAACTCGGATGCGAGTTTCACCGCCAGGGCGTAACCGGCCTTGGGCTCGTCACCCCGGACCCGCTCCGCTTCCGCGCGCCGCTTGTCCTGGAGCGTCTTCTCCAGTCCTTCGAGGCGCTCGGCCAGTCTTGCTTCATCGGCGGCGGAGCGTTGGGCGGCGCCGCCACCGGCAGCGCTCGACACATCGTTCCGGATCGGCTGCTGGTTGCTGTCGTCGCCGGTCATGACCACGTCCCTCGCTCGAAAACCCCTCGGTCAACTCGGTCTGACGTCCTCGGTTTCCCGAGGGCGTCCCTGATCGATGTCGATCGACGGGAAAACGGCCGGATCGCGGCGAACCGGGACGCGGCGTCCAAACCCCACCCCCCGAAGCCGGGCGCACCATAGTGGCGCGTCAGGAGTGTGTCAAGAAGAGGTGAATTTCGGCCATCGCTTTGAACATAAACGTTTTTCGGCGATTTCGAACACAGGCTGCACGAAGGTCGCAGCCGCGATGCCGCGGTGCAGCGCCGATCGGCCCGACGATGGCCGGTCCGCGGCGGATTTCAGACGGCCTCGAGGATTCGCTCGGCCGCCTCCAGATCGACCGAAACCAGCATCGAGACACCGCGCTCGGCCATGGTCACGCCGAACAGCCGATCCATGCGCGCCATGGTGATCGGATTGTGGGTGATCACCACGAAGCGGGTCGCGGTCTGCCGGGTCATGTCGACCAGCAGATCGCAGTAGCGCTCGACATTGGCGTCGTCGAGCGGCGCGTCGACCTCGTCGAGCACGCAGATCGGCGCCGGATTGGTCAGGAACACCGCAAAGATCAGCGCCATGGCCGTCAACGCCTGCTCGCCGCCGGAGAGCAGCGTCATGGTCGAGGGCTTCTTGCCGGGCGGGCGCGCCATGATCTCCAGACCGGCCTCGAGCGGATCGTCGGAGGCGACGAGCTGGAGTTCGGCGGTGCCGCCGCCGAACAGCAGCGTGAACAGCGCCTGGAAATGGTTGTTGACCGTCTCGAAGGCCGCCATCAGGCGCTCGCGCGCCTCACGGTTCAGATTGTAGATGCCCTGGCGCAGACGCTTGATCGCCTCGATCAGGTCGTCACGCTCGGCGGTCAACGCGCCGCGGCGCTCGTCGATCTCACGCGCCTCGTCCTCGGCGCGCAGGTTGACGGCGCCGAGCCGCTCGCGCTCTTGCCGGACGCGTTCCAGCCGGCGCTCGATGCCGTCTACGTCGGGGAGCGGCGCGCCTTCCTTGAGTTCGGTCAGGCCGACGAGGCCTGGCGGCGCGACGTCGAAGGCCTCGCGGATGCGGGCCTCGATCTCGATTCGGCGGTTGCGCGCGGCCTCGTAGCGCTCCTCGGCGCGGACCTTGGCCTCGCGGGCGCCGGACATGCTCTCGAGCGCGCTGCGCGCCAGCCGGTCGGCCTCGGCCTGGGCGCGCTCGGCGACGGCGAGGGCATCGGCGGCTTCGGCGCGCGCCTTCTCGGCTTCAGCGATGGCATTGACCAAGCGGCGCTGTTCGAGGGCGATCTCGCCCGGCCGCTCCATCAGCGCCGCCCGCTCCTCCTCGGCCTCGAAGGCGCGATCGGCGAGCACGGCCAGTTGTGATTCGGCATTGGTCGAGCGCGACAGCCAGCTCTCGCGTTCGCGGGCGATCGCCTCGATGCGGCGGACGCGCATCTCGGCTTCGCGCGATGCGCCCTGCAGCGCGGCACGGGCCTCGGCGACGCCGGCGCGATCGAGCGCGACCGCGGCGCGAGCATGGGCCAGCGCCTCCTCGAGGCCGACGACCGGCGGCAGGTCCTCGCGCGCCATCTCGGCCTCGACACGGGACGCGGCGATCTCCTCGGCGCTCGCGGCGAGCCGATCGCCGGCCTCGCGCAAGGCCGACAGGCGGGCCGCGACCTGGCCGGCCTCGCGTTCGATCCGGCCGAGCGCTTCGCGCGCATCGGCCTCGCGCTTCTGCGCGGCGCGGTGCGCCTCGCGGGCGAACCGTTCGGCCGCCTCCGCATCGGTCAGCGTCCGGCGCTTCGCCTCCGAATCGGCCCGGCGGTCGGCGACGATCTCGCGCGCCACCTCGACCTGGGTTTCGAGCTCGATCAGGCGGTTGCGGCTGGCGAGGCGCTGGGCGGCGGCGGTCGGCGCCTCGGCGGCGGCGGCGAGGCCGTCCCAGCGCCAGAGGTCGCCTTCGCGCGACACCAGCCGCTGGCCGGCGGCGAGGCGCTTCTGCAGGGCCGGACCGTCGGCGCGTGCGACGAGGCCGATCTGCGCCAGCCGGCGCGCCAGCACCGGCGGCGCCTTCACATAAGTCGCGAGCGGCGCGATGCCGTCGGGCAGCTTCGGGTCGGCATCGGCCGGTCCGGCGTCGCGCCAATGCACGGGCGCGGCCTCGTCGGCCGAGGCTTCCAGATCGTCCCCGAGCGCGGCGCCGAGCGCGGCCTCGAAGCCGGCCGCGACCGTGATGCGGTCGATGACCGGCGGCCACAGGTCCGCGGCACCGACGTTCAGGATCTTGGAAAGCGTCTTCGCCTCGGTCTCCAGCCGCTGCAACTCGCGCTCGGCCTCGGCCAGCGGTCCGCGCGCGGCGTCGGCGGCCGCGCGGGCGTCGCGATGGGTCTCCTCGGCGAGCGTGGCCCGGCTCTCGGCCTCCTCGGTCTCGATCGCGGCATCTTCAACAGCGACGCGCGCCTCTTCGAGTTCGGAGCCCTCGCCGAGCCGTTCGGCGAGCTCGGCCTCCTCGCGGGCGATGGTGGCGCGCTCGACCTCGGTCTTGCGGGCGCGCTCGGCGAGATCGGCCAGCGTGCGGTCGATCGCCTGCCGCGCGGCGATCGTCGAGGCGATCTCCTGCTGACGCTCCGACAGGTCGCGTTCGGAGGCAGCGAGCGCGGCCTCGCGTTCGGCGAGCGTTGTGCGCAGATCCTCGGCCTCGGTCTCGACCTCGGCATTGGCGGCGGCGAGCTCGCGCTCCTCCTCGTCGAGTTTGGCGAGCGCGGCGGCCATGTCGCGGGCGATGTTCTCCTCGCGGACGCGGTCCTGCGCCAATTGGGCGAGCCGGCGTTCGAGCTCGGCGATGCGCTCGCGGATGCGGCGCTCATCGGCCTCCAGCTCGCCGGCGCCGAGCCGCAGCCGCTGCAGGGCGGCGGCGCAGGCGGCCTCCTTGTCACGCAGGCCCGGCAGCGCATGGGCGGCGAGCGCCTGTTCGCGGGCGGTGCGCGCCTGCACCTCGGCCGTCATGGACACCGCCTTGTCGGCGTCGAGCAGTTGCGCCTCGGCCTCCGCGACCTGATCGCGCGCGGCGAGCCAGCGCAGATAGACGATGGTCGCCTCGGCGGAACGGATCTCGGACGACATGATCCGGTAGCGCGTCGCCTGCCGGGCCTGACGCTTCAGGTTTTCGAGCTGGCTCTCGATCTGAACCAGCACGTCCTCGAGCCGCTCGAGGTTCTGCTCGGCGGCCTTCAGCCGGATCTCGGCCTCGTGGCGGCGCGAATGCAGGCCGGAGATGCCGGAGGCCTCCTCGAGGATCGCGCGGCGCTGGGTCGGCTTGGCGGCGATCAACTCGCCGATCTGGCCCTGACGCACCATAGCGGGCGAGCGCGGGCCGGTCGAGGCGTCGGCGAACAGGAGCTGGACATCGCGGGCGCGAACGTCGCGGCCATTGATCCGGTAGACCGAGCCGGCCTCGCGCTCGATACGGCGCGTCACCTCCAGCGCGTCGGTGTCGTTGAAACCGGCGGGGGCGCGGCGCTCGCGATTGTCGAGGAAGAGCGTGACTTCGGCCGTGTTGCGCGACGGGCGATGGCCGGAGCCCGCGAAGATGACGTCGTCCATGCCGGACGCGCGCATGTTCTTGTAGGAATTCTCGCCCATGACCCAGCGCAGGGCCTCGACGAGGTTCGACTTGCCGCAACCGTTCGGCCCGACGACGCCGGTCAGCCCCGGCGCGATCAGGAACTCGGTCGGCTCCACGAAGGTCTTGAAGCCGAGGATGCGGAGCTTGTCGAATTTCACGAGGACAGGCCCTGGTAAGCGATGGCCGGGCCGCCCCGATCGTCATCGACCCGGTCTCGGGAGGGCTCAAACGAGCGATCCCGAGAGCGAGCCGCAACGAAGGATCAGCTCTTCACGAGCGGACCGAGCACCTGATCGACCTCGTCGGGGGTCGAGAAGCCCTTCTGCTTCTTGCCGTTGACGAAGAAGGTCGGCGTCGCGTCCACACCGAACTTCTCGTCGGCGCGCGCCCTGCTCTCCTTGACACCATCGAGCAGGGTCTGATTCGTCAAGCAAGCCTTGAACGAATCCTGTGTGAAACCGACCTGCTTCACCAGGTTGAACAGCGCCGAGACCGGATCGTCGACATGGGCCCAGGTGCGCTGCTGGTCGAAGAACATCGACGTCATGTCGAAGTACTTGTCCTGCGGCGCGCAGCGCGCCAGCATCGAAGCGGCGGCGGCGAGCGGATCGAGCGGGAATTCGCGGAAGATCAGCTTGACCTTGCCCGGCTCGATGTACTTCTCCTTGATGTGCGGCAGCACCGTCTTGTGCCAGTTGGCGCAATGCGGGCAGGTCATCGAGGCGTATTCGACGATCGTGACCGGGGCATCGGCCTTGCCGAGCACCATGTCCGGCAGGGTGCCGGGCTTCATCAGTTCGGCCTCGATCGCCGACTGGGCGAGGGCGCGCTCGGGCGCGACGCCCGCGGTGGCGCCGACCAGCGCGAGCGTGGCGGCGGTCGACAGCATGGTGCGGCGGGAGAGCGTCGCGGAGAATTCGGTCACAGGGGCGATCCTTCGATGGAGGCCGTCACGGGTGAGATGGCGGGTCGCGGAACGACGTGTCCGGCCGCTCGCGTGCGGCCGGCAGTTTGCTCATTCCTGACCGGGACGCAACAGGAGGATTGTGGCGGCACCGCGCCGCGACCGATCGCAGTTGCGTGAAGAGGCCCGCCCAAACGGCCTT
This genomic interval carries:
- a CDS encoding DsbA family protein; its protein translation is MTEFSATLSRRTMLSTAATLALVGATAGVAPERALAQSAIEAELMKPGTLPDMVLGKADAPVTIVEYASMTCPHCANWHKTVLPHIKEKYIEPGKVKLIFREFPLDPLAAAASMLARCAPQDKYFDMTSMFFDQQRTWAHVDDPVSALFNLVKQVGFTQDSFKACLTNQTLLDGVKESRARADEKFGVDATPTFFVNGKKQKGFSTPDEVDQVLGPLVKS
- a CDS encoding AAA family ATPase, giving the protein MKFDKLRILGFKTFVEPTEFLIAPGLTGVVGPNGCGKSNLVEALRWVMGENSYKNMRASGMDDVIFAGSGHRPSRNTAEVTLFLDNRERRAPAGFNDTDALEVTRRIEREAGSVYRINGRDVRARDVQLLFADASTGPRSPAMVRQGQIGELIAAKPTQRRAILEEASGISGLHSRRHEAEIRLKAAEQNLERLEDVLVQIESQLENLKRQARQATRYRIMSSEIRSAEATIVYLRWLAARDQVAEAEAQLLDADKAVSMTAEVQARTAREQALAAHALPGLRDKEAACAAALQRLRLGAGELEADERRIRERIAELERRLAQLAQDRVREENIARDMAAALAKLDEEERELAAANAEVETEAEDLRTTLAEREAALAASERDLSERQQEIASTIAARQAIDRTLADLAERARKTEVERATIAREEAELAERLGEGSELEEARVAVEDAAIETEEAESRATLAEETHRDARAAADAARGPLAEAERELQRLETEAKTLSKILNVGAADLWPPVIDRITVAAGFEAALGAALGDDLEASADEAAPVHWRDAGPADADPKLPDGIAPLATYVKAPPVLARRLAQIGLVARADGPALQKRLAAGQRLVSREGDLWRWDGLAAAAEAPTAAAQRLASRNRLIELETQVEVAREIVADRRADSEAKRRTLTDAEAAERFAREAHRAAQKREADAREALGRIEREAGQVAARLSALREAGDRLAASAEEIAASRVEAEMAREDLPPVVGLEEALAHARAAVALDRAGVAEARAALQGASREAEMRVRRIEAIARERESWLSRSTNAESQLAVLADRAFEAEEERAALMERPGEIALEQRRLVNAIAEAEKARAEAADALAVAERAQAEADRLARSALESMSGAREAKVRAEERYEAARNRRIEIEARIREAFDVAPPGLVGLTELKEGAPLPDVDGIERRLERVRQERERLGAVNLRAEDEAREIDERRGALTAERDDLIEAIKRLRQGIYNLNREARERLMAAFETVNNHFQALFTLLFGGGTAELQLVASDDPLEAGLEIMARPPGKKPSTMTLLSGGEQALTAMALIFAVFLTNPAPICVLDEVDAPLDDANVERYCDLLVDMTRQTATRFVVITHNPITMARMDRLFGVTMAERGVSMLVSVDLEAAERILEAV